The proteins below come from a single Malus sylvestris chromosome 3, drMalSylv7.2, whole genome shotgun sequence genomic window:
- the LOC126617283 gene encoding uncharacterized protein LOC126617283 isoform X3, producing MRSQVLCPPHHPTAQMHRRLINAWPLSTSSVASPSRFSINNQQLMILVDDAGGAFPSINHSPWLGVTLADFVMPFFLFLVGVSISLAFKKMPNKTTATKKVILRAMNLFLLGLLLQGGYFHGRDHLTYGVDVGKIRWLGVLQRISIGYLLASISEIWFVNNIMVESLVDFARKYYNQWLFAIGLCFFHMCFLYGLFVPTWEYEAASLNLSRSGPGTQIVYCGVRGSLEPPCNAVGYIDRVILGEHHLYQHPVYRRTKVILMGLLCVNSPDYGPLPSDSPQWCLAPFDPEGILSSLMAAVTCFVGLHFGHILLHFKDQKQRILLWSMSSFPLLIFGYALKMLGIPFCKPLYTMSYTCITAGASGLILCIIFYIVDVKHFIKVTVLLQWMGMNALIIYALGACDLFSAGLQGFYWRSPENNLVDGTEALLQGMLRSKNWGTLAFVILEILFWGLVSGFLHMKGVYIKL from the exons GTTTTCTATCAACAATCAACAGTTGATGATTTTGGTCGATGATGCCGGAGGAGCTTTCCCGTCGATAAACCACTCTCCGTGGTTGGGCGTTACACTTGCAGATTTTGTAatgccattttttctttttcttgttggcGTCTCCATCAGTCTTGCATTCAAG AAAATGCCCAACAAGACAACTGCCACAAAGAAAGTCATTCTTAGAGCAATGAATCTCTTTCTCTTGGGGTTGTTACTGCAAG GTGGGTATTTCCACGGGCGTGACCATTTAACATATGGGGTTGATGTGGGCAAGATACGTTGGCTAGGTGTACTACAG AGGATTTCAATTGGATATTTGCTGGCTTCAATCTCAGAGATCTGGTTTGTTAACAATATCATGGTTGAATCACTGGTCGATTTTGCTAGGAAATACTACAATCAGTG GCTGTTTGCTATTGGATTATGCTTTTTTCACATGTGCTTTCTGTATGGTCTTTTCGTTCCAACTTGGGAATATGAAGCTGCAAGCTTGAATTTGTCTCGTTCTGGACCTGGTACTCAAATT GTTTATTGTGGAGTGAGGGGTAGTCTTGAACCTCCTTGCAATGCTGTTGGTTATATCGATCGAGTTATTCTGGGCGAGCATCACCTTTATCAACATCCTGTTTACAGAAGAACAAAGGTCATTCTCATGGGCCTTCTCTG TGTTAATTCTCCTGACTATGGACCTCTGCCCTCTGATTCTCCTCAATGGTGCCTTGCACCATTTGACCCAGAGGGAATCTTAAG TTCTCTGATGGCTGCTGTTACATGTTTTGTGGGATTGCATTTTGGGCACATACTATTGCATTTCAAG GACCAGAAGCAGAGGATATTGTTATGGTCTATGTCCTCCTTTCCTCTTCTAATATTTGGATATGCCTTGAAGATGCTTG GTATTCCTTTCTGTAAACCACTATACACAATGAGCTATACATGTATTACAGCAGGAGCATCAGGCTTGATATTATGCATTATCTTCTATATA GTTGATGTCAAACATTTCATAAAAGTGACAGTGTTGCTGCAATGGATGGGGATGAATGCGCTCATTATATATGCTTTGGGTGCTTGTGACCTCTTCTCAGCAGGTTTGCAAGGTTTCTATTGGCGGTCACCAGAGAATAACTTG GTTGATGGGACAGAGGCATTATTGCAGGGCATGCTTCGATCGAAGAACTGGGGTACCCTAGCATTTGTAATACTTGAGATTTTATTTTGGGGTCTTGTTTCTGGGTTTCTTCACATGAAAGGCGTGTATATAAAACTGTAA